Proteins from a single region of Runella sp. SP2:
- a CDS encoding DUF1080 domain-containing protein: MKKQLAILFTLLWVSGSVFAQKEKWTPLFDGKSFKGWKQLNGQAKYTIENGEIVGTTVANTPNSFMATEKEYGDFILELDLKVDNSMNSGIQIRSLSKPDYQNGRVHGYQIEIDPSDRAWSGGVYDEARRGWLYNLNFNPEGKKAFRRDQWNHYRIEAIGSVIRTWINGIPTAHLIDDMTPQGFIALQVHAIGKDQKEGTQIRWKNIKIQTENLKASPVDNCPVENWTINSLSEQEKSQGFKLLFNGKDFTGWRAVHSDKMSGKHWNVVDGTMNVSPSDGSETGNDIVTTDQYGAFEMKFEFKLTEGANSGVKYFVNEAFDSGGKSGIGLEFQVLDDEKHPDAKMGAAGNRTLASLYDLIPSYKLDKRFQKKIGEWNQGRIVVYPNNIVQHWLNGFKVIEYERKSNIYDALVARSKYSKYKEFGAGDKGHILLQDHGDNVSFRNLKIRELK; this comes from the coding sequence ATGAAAAAGCAACTAGCTATTCTTTTCACCTTACTTTGGGTATCGGGTTCTGTCTTTGCCCAAAAAGAAAAATGGACACCTTTATTTGATGGAAAATCATTCAAAGGTTGGAAGCAACTCAACGGCCAAGCAAAATATACCATTGAAAATGGTGAAATTGTGGGAACAACCGTTGCCAATACCCCCAACTCTTTCATGGCTACCGAAAAAGAATACGGTGATTTTATTTTAGAATTAGACCTTAAAGTCGATAATTCAATGAACTCAGGTATTCAGATTCGTAGTTTGTCAAAGCCTGATTACCAAAATGGCCGTGTTCACGGTTACCAAATCGAAATCGACCCGTCAGACCGCGCTTGGTCGGGTGGGGTGTATGACGAAGCACGCCGTGGTTGGTTGTATAACCTAAATTTTAACCCAGAAGGTAAAAAAGCCTTCCGCCGCGACCAGTGGAATCATTACCGCATTGAGGCCATCGGAAGCGTGATTCGTACGTGGATAAATGGTATTCCAACGGCACATTTGATTGATGACATGACACCCCAGGGCTTTATTGCGCTTCAGGTACATGCCATCGGAAAAGACCAAAAAGAAGGAACGCAGATTCGTTGGAAAAACATTAAAATTCAGACAGAAAACCTCAAAGCAAGCCCCGTTGACAATTGCCCCGTTGAAAACTGGACGATTAATAGCTTGTCGGAGCAGGAAAAATCGCAAGGTTTTAAGTTGTTGTTTAATGGCAAGGACTTTACAGGTTGGAGAGCTGTACACAGCGACAAAATGTCGGGTAAGCACTGGAATGTGGTGGATGGCACGATGAACGTAAGCCCTTCGGATGGGTCTGAAACGGGCAATGACATCGTTACGACTGACCAATACGGCGCGTTTGAAATGAAGTTTGAGTTTAAACTGACCGAAGGGGCTAACTCAGGCGTGAAGTATTTTGTAAATGAAGCCTTTGATTCGGGAGGTAAGTCGGGTATTGGCTTGGAGTTTCAAGTGTTGGACGATGAAAAACACCCCGATGCTAAAATGGGCGCTGCTGGAAACCGTACCTTGGCGAGTCTCTACGACTTGATTCCATCGTACAAATTGGACAAACGCTTCCAGAAAAAAATTGGTGAGTGGAACCAAGGCCGCATTGTGGTGTATCCAAATAACATCGTTCAACACTGGCTCAATGGCTTCAAAGTGATTGAATACGAGCGAAAAAGCAATATTTACGATGCACTTGTTGCACGTTCAAAATACTCGAAATATAAGGAGTTTGGCGCAGGTGATAAAGGCCATATTCTTCTTCAGGATCATGGCGATAACGTGTCGTTCCGTAACTTGAAAATCCGCGAATTGAAGTAA
- a CDS encoding LacI family DNA-binding transcriptional regulator — protein MRKVTIKDIAKQLNLSTSTVSRALRDSHEIGIETKRKVLELAEQLDYTPDPVALSLLNSHSNDIGVIVPDISNPFFAIVIAGIEDVAFAEGYHVVIYQSHDDYEREVLNVKHIYNRRKDGFLVAVATNTTDFSHFKNLHDKGFPIVFFDRIYEEIDTHKVAVDDYEGAYNATKHLIDQGCQRIVHISGPPHLLISKRRLQGYKTALLDHGLPYHEEYVWSTHFDSQQSIEVARELLKSAIKPDGIFAASDNIAIGCHAAITETGLTMPKDIALIGFSDLPMAAMLNPPLSSVAQPAFEMGRSAAELLIKLIKKPNENTQSVTKTLKTNLVIRASSIRQNLDK, from the coding sequence ATGAGAAAAGTCACGATAAAAGACATTGCCAAACAACTGAACCTCTCGACCTCGACCGTATCGAGGGCACTGCGAGATAGTCACGAAATTGGTATCGAAACCAAACGCAAGGTTCTTGAACTTGCCGAACAGCTAGACTATACCCCCGACCCCGTTGCCCTAAGCTTATTAAACAGCCACAGTAACGACATCGGGGTGATTGTGCCTGATATTTCTAATCCGTTTTTTGCGATTGTGATTGCAGGAATCGAAGACGTCGCTTTTGCCGAAGGATACCATGTCGTGATTTACCAAAGCCACGACGACTACGAACGCGAAGTATTAAACGTAAAACACATTTACAATCGGCGAAAAGACGGCTTTCTAGTCGCCGTTGCGACCAATACCACTGATTTCTCGCACTTCAAAAACTTGCACGATAAAGGCTTCCCGATTGTATTTTTTGACCGCATTTACGAAGAAATAGACACCCATAAAGTCGCCGTCGATGACTATGAAGGAGCCTATAATGCCACCAAACACCTGATAGACCAAGGGTGTCAGCGAATTGTTCACATCTCAGGGCCACCACATTTGTTAATCAGCAAAAGGCGTCTTCAAGGGTACAAAACTGCCTTGCTCGACCACGGGTTGCCGTATCATGAAGAATATGTGTGGTCCACCCATTTTGACTCACAGCAGTCGATTGAAGTAGCGCGGGAGTTACTCAAAAGCGCCATCAAGCCCGATGGGATCTTTGCCGCCAGCGACAACATTGCCATTGGATGCCACGCGGCCATTACCGAAACGGGTCTGACCATGCCCAAAGACATTGCCTTAATTGGGTTCTCTGATTTGCCCATGGCCGCTATGCTTAACCCGCCGTTGAGTTCGGTGGCACAACCTGCGTTTGAAATGGGTCGTTCGGCCGCAGAACTGCTCATTAAACTTATCAAAAAACCCAACGAAAACACACAGTCAGTAACCAAAACATTAAAAACCAACTTGGTCATTCGAGCTTCGTCTATTCGACAAAACTTGGACAAATAG
- a CDS encoding 2-oxoacid:ferredoxin oxidoreductase subunit beta, which translates to MTYIKPKFRHPEMPKNTIGYAKADYEGVISTLCAGCGHDSISGAIVQACYEMAIEPHRVAKLSGIGCSSKTPNYFLNNSHGFNSVHGRMPSVATGANMANRDLIYLGVSGDGDTASIGMGQFVHAIRRNLNMLYIVMNNGCYGLTKGQDSATADQGSVSKSGSVNPFEGIDLPGMALELGATFVARSFSGDKTQLVPLIKAALSHKGFALIDVMSPCVTFNNNAGSTKSYDYVRDHIEALAEIGFVPEKDEITVSYETGTTVDVELHDGSVVHLQKLADGWDPRDRQAAMRRLQAAKTEGEILTGLLYIDPNSKDLHEVIKSDLRPLNSLTEEDLCPGSAILASINEDFR; encoded by the coding sequence ATGACTTACATAAAACCAAAATTTCGTCACCCCGAAATGCCCAAAAATACCATTGGGTACGCCAAAGCCGACTACGAAGGGGTGATTTCGACGCTTTGTGCAGGTTGTGGCCACGATTCTATCAGTGGTGCCATCGTACAAGCTTGCTATGAAATGGCGATTGAGCCGCACCGCGTGGCCAAGTTGTCGGGGATTGGTTGCTCGTCTAAGACGCCCAACTATTTCTTGAACAATTCGCACGGCTTTAACTCTGTTCACGGTCGGATGCCTTCGGTGGCGACGGGCGCTAACATGGCCAACCGCGACCTGATTTACCTTGGTGTCTCGGGCGATGGCGATACGGCTTCCATCGGGATGGGCCAGTTTGTTCACGCCATTCGTCGGAATTTGAACATGCTTTACATCGTGATGAACAACGGCTGCTACGGACTGACCAAAGGGCAAGATTCGGCAACAGCCGACCAAGGTTCGGTGAGCAAAAGTGGTTCGGTGAATCCTTTTGAGGGAATTGACCTGCCTGGCATGGCGCTTGAGTTAGGGGCAACCTTTGTAGCACGTAGCTTTTCAGGAGATAAAACCCAACTCGTGCCACTCATCAAAGCCGCACTTTCCCACAAAGGTTTTGCGTTGATTGACGTGATGTCTCCGTGCGTTACGTTCAACAACAATGCGGGCTCAACCAAATCGTACGACTACGTTCGCGACCACATCGAAGCCTTGGCTGAAATTGGTTTTGTGCCTGAAAAAGACGAGATAACTGTCTCATACGAAACGGGTACAACCGTTGATGTAGAACTTCACGACGGTTCGGTGGTACATTTGCAAAAACTGGCCGATGGCTGGGATCCGCGCGACCGCCAAGCAGCAATGCGTCGTTTGCAAGCAGCAAAAACAGAGGGAGAAATCCTTACGGGTTTGTTGTATATCGACCCCAATAGCAAAGATTTGCACGAAGTGATTAAATCTGATTTGCGTCCTTTAAATAGCCTCACCGAAGAAGATTTGTGTCCAGGTTCGGCTATCTTAGCGTCAATCAATGAGGATTTTAGATAG